Proteins found in one Xenopus laevis strain J_2021 chromosome 1L, Xenopus_laevis_v10.1, whole genome shotgun sequence genomic segment:
- the crybb3.L gene encoding crystallin beta B3 L homeolog (The RefSeq protein has 1 substitution, 1 non-frameshifting indel compared to this genomic sequence), protein MSELQSAPEQMAAGKSHGGIGGNYKITLYELENFQGKKCELTGECKNLSEKGLDKVGSIKVESGPWLSFERQSYGGEQFVLEKGDYPRWDTWSNSHRSDYMMSIRPLNIDSAEHKIYLFENAGYNGRKMEIVDDDVPSLWGHGFQDRVASIKVLNGTWVGYEYPGYRGNQYVFEKNEYRHWNDWEANQPKIQSVRRIRDMQWHKRGCFTATPATAPAPERAPAPTSS, encoded by the exons ATGAGCGAACTACAGAGTGCTCCAGAACAAATGGCTGCTGGGAAAAGCCATGGAGGAATTGGGGGTAACTACAAG ATCACTCTGTATGAACTGGAGAATTTCCAGGGAAAAAAGTGTGAGCTGACTGGGGAATGCAAGAATCTCAGCGAGAAAGGCCTGGACAAAGTTGGATCCATCAAAGTCGAGTCTGGACC ATGGCTGAGCTTCGAACGCCAATCATATGGGGGTGAACAGTTTGTGCTGGAAAAAGGAGACTATCCCCGATGGGACACTTGGTCTAACAGCCACAGGAGTGATTACATGATGTCCATCCGTCCCCTGAACATT GACAGTGCTGAACACAAGATCTACTTGTTTGAAAATACTGGTTACAATGGAAGAAAGATGGAGATTGTGGACGATGATGTACCCAGCCTATGGGGTCACGGATTTCAGGACCGTGTAGCCAGTATTAAAGTTTTAAATGGAAC CTGGGTGGGCTATGAATACCCTGGCTATAGAGGAAATCAGTATGTATTTGAGAAGAATGAATACCGACACTGGAATGACTGGGAAGCCAACCAACCTAAAATCCAGTCAGTGCGCCGTATCCGTGATATGCAGTGGCATAAGCGTGGCTGTTTTACTGCAACCCCAGCAACAGCCCCAGCTCCAGCTCCTGAACGAGCTCCTGCACCTACCAGCAGCTGA